The following are encoded together in the Lathyrus oleraceus cultivar Zhongwan6 chromosome 3, CAAS_Psat_ZW6_1.0, whole genome shotgun sequence genome:
- the LOC127125744 gene encoding purine-uracil permease NCS1 has product MVSKCLNLHLTSYHPNLFAYSKNPNFSHSITLHSSSTKLNKSIHAKNHSSSRRSSNSKVHFSSSRFEIEPDPTLINDDLKPTTPSQRTFSGLEMASLWVGLVVGVPSYYLAGSLVDLGMAWWQGVLTVVAANMILFVPLVLTGHPGTRYGISFPVLARSSFGIHGAHIPTLLRALVGCGWYGIETWIGGETIFILLPNSIKQTSFSKSLPWLGTSPLEFFCFLVFMVAQLSIVWKGIEGIRKLEKYSAPILILLTSLLLIWSYVNANGFGHMLSLSSKLSNSEFWSLFFPSLTANISFWAALALNIPDFTRYAKSQNDQIIGQAGLPIFMGAFTFVGMVVTSSTKVIFGYVISNPIQLLAKIGGFVTTIFAILGITLATITTNIAANVVAPANALVNLNPMLFTFRRGAILTAFLGVVFQPWKLLKSSESFVYTWLVGYSALMGPIGGIILVDYYLVKKTNLSIEDLYSRNSLGAYYYSKGFNVAAIVALVVGVLPVIPGFLHKVGTLKSVSESFVVIYNNAWFVSFFSAGLFYWIMSCLKNK; this is encoded by the exons ATGGTATCCAAATGTCTCAACCTTCACCTCACTTCCTATCATCCCAATCTATTTGCATATTCAAAAAATCCGAACTTCTCTCACTCTATCACCCTTCATTCATCTTCAACAAAACTAAACAAGTCGATCCATGCGAAGAACCATTCTTCTTCGCGGAGATCATCCAACTCGAAAGTCCATTTTTCTTCGTCGAGGTTCGAGATAGAGCCTGATCCAACACTCATCAATGATGATCTCAAGCCAACTACACCTAGTCAAAGGACATTTTCTGGGCTGGAAATGGCTAGTCTATGGGTAGGACTTGTTGTTGGAGTCCCTTCTTATTACCTTGCTGGTAGCCTTGTTGATCTTGGCATGGCTTGGTGGCAAGGTGTATTAACTGTGGTTGCAGCCAACATGATTCTTTTTGTTCCATTGGTTCTCACCGGTCATCCAG GTACTCGTTATGGCATATCTTTTCCTGTTCTTGCTAGATCATCTTTTGGCATCCATGGTGCTCATATTCCCACACTCCTAAGAGCCTTAGTTGGTTGTGGTTGGTATGGAATTGAAACATGGATTGGTGGTGAGACAATTTTCATTCTTCTACCAAATTCAATCAAACAAACTTCATTCTCAAAATCTCTACCATGGCTTGGCACTTCCCCATTAGAATTCTTTTGCTTCTTAGTCTTCATGGTAGCTCAATTATCAATAGTATGGAAAGGAATTGAAGGGATAAGAAAGCTTGAAAAATACTCAGCACCAATCCTCATTCTTCTCACTTCCCTCCTCTTAATTTGGTCTTATGTCAATGCTAATGGCTTTGGTCACATGCTTTCATTATCCTCTAAACTCTCGAATTCCGAATTTTGGTCTTTATTCTTCCCTTCTCTAACTGCTAATATAAGCTTTTGGGCTGCCCTAGCCCTTAACATTCCTGATTTCACAAGATATGCTAAGAGCCAAAATGATCAAATTATTGGTCAAGCTGGTCTTCCAATTTTCATGGGTGCATTCACATTTGTTGGCATGGTAGTAACATCATCAACAAAAGTTATATTTGGTTATGTTATTTCCAATCCAATTCAACTACTTGCTAAAATAGGTGGCTTTGTGACTACAATATTTGCTATACTAGGTATAACCCTAGCTACAATCACAACAAATATTGCTGCTAATGTTGTTGCACCTGCAAATGCTCTTGTCAATCTTAATCCAATGTTGTTCACTTTCCGAAGAGGAGCGATACTAACCGCTTTTCTTGGAGTTGTTTTTCAACCTTGGAAGCTTCTCAAGTCAAGTGAGAGTTTTGTATATACTTGGCTTGTTGGATATTCTGCATTGATGGGTCCTATTGGAGGAATTATTCTAGTGGATTATTATCTTGTGAAGAAAACTAATTTAAGTATTGAAGATTTGTATTCAAGAAATTCTCTTGGTGCTTACTATTACTCGAAGGGATTTAATGTGGCAGCAATTGTGGCTCTAGTTGTTGGAGTGTTACCTGTGATTCCTGGCTTTTTGCATAAAGTTGGAACGTTGAAATCGGTTTCTGAAAGTTTTGTTGTAATTTATAATAATGCTTGGTTTGTTAGCTTCTTTTCTGCAGGGTTGTTTTATTGGATTATGTCGTGTTTGAAAAATAAATAG